In Pseudomonas abieticivorans, the genomic window CCACGGCGGTTTCCAATTGGTTGAGGAAGCGCTGGTAGTTCATCAGCCACTGCCCGGACACGCCCTTGCTGCCGTAGGAAATCCACTGCTGCTGGTAATCGTGGCGAAAGCGGTCCAACTCCGCCAGTTTGGCTTCGGCCAGGCGTACCTGGCCCTGAAAATGACCCAAGCGCTGCACCGCCGTGCGCTCGACTTTTTCTGCCATTTCAACTACAGGCGCCAGGCGCGCCGAACGGGACTGGGCCATGGCCAATCAACCCGGCGCCACAGGGGTGAAAATTGCGGCCAGATGGTCGCTGCTGCGCTGCAGGCTCTCGTTGTCGTTGAGCCCTTGGCGCAGGTAACGCACCAGCTTGGGTTGCAGGTTGATGGCCAGGTCCGTCTCGCGATCGCCGCCTGGCACATAGGCACCCACGCTGATCAGGTCGCGGCTTTGCTGGTAGCGCGACCAC contains:
- the fliJ gene encoding flagellar export protein FliJ, which translates into the protein MAQSRSARLAPVVEMAEKVERTAVQRLGHFQGQVRLAEAKLAELDRFRHDYQQQWISYGSKGVSGQWLMNYQRFLNQLETAVAQQKQSLAWHQNNLENARGVWQQAYARVEGLRKLVQRYIDEARQLEDKREQKLLDELSQRLPRHAAF